Proteins encoded together in one Miscanthus floridulus cultivar M001 chromosome 16, ASM1932011v1, whole genome shotgun sequence window:
- the LOC136514065 gene encoding uncharacterized protein, translating into MTKSAGVIKAHVNSHGILHGIQTASPRRAGALVSLCFFFLFLFPLPPASAFSVSLSCRPPPPAWPLPPPPGTRKSSGVFFGDDHPPGHISAAMGDYTIQISTKLIDQLARDDEKVKRKARKPKPKKKPTVQPHEEPLEFPSEPKTTSPAPAPAPAPGWPLQPPPMFLPVTPAPPPPPATMPEVEAIRSILKESEAVLEKLEKQEAGARQELSKRAKELHDKEFKLPYQDPMPCTQERAGCLECYKTNAKDPLKCAEAVKRFEACARMAVKAAAAAKAD; encoded by the exons ATGACCAAATCTGCTGGGGTAATTAAGGCCCATGTAAATTCCCACGGGATCTTACATGGAATCCAAACAGCATCGCCTCGCCGCGCCGGAGCCTTGGTCAGCCTGTGcttctttttccttttccttttcccccttcctcccgcgtccgccttctctgtctctctctcgtgCCGACCGCCGCCGCCTGCCTGGCCGCTCCCGCCGCCGCCAGGTACCAGGAAGTCGTCGGGAGTCTTCTTCGGCGACGATCACCCACCAG GACACATCTCTGCTGCAATGGGTGACTACACAATCCAGATCAGCACCAAGCTCATCGATCAGCTTGCTCGCGATGATGAGAAGGTGAAACGGAAAGCCAGGAAGCCTAAGCCTAAGAAGAAGCCCACCGTCCAGCCACATGAAGAGCCCCTGGAATTCCCGAGCGAACCCAAGACGACCAGCCCCGCTcccgctcctgctcctgctcctgggtGGCCTCTGCAGCCTCCGCCTATGTTTCTGCCCGTGACCCCTGCTCCGCCGCCACCCCCGGCCACAATGCCGGAGGTGGAAGCCATCCGCTCCATCCTGAAAGAAAGCGAGGCGGTTCTCGAGAAGCTGGAGAAGCAGGAAGCTGGGGCACGCCAAGAGCTCAGCAAGAGAGCAAAGGAGCTGCATGACAAGGAGTTCAAGCTGCCATACCAGGACCCCATGCCCTGCACCCAGGAGAGGGCAGGATGCCTCGAGTGTTACAAGACCAATGCAAAGGACCCGCTCAAGTGTGCTGAAGCAGTCAAGAGATTTGAGGCGTGCGCTCGCATGGCCGTCAAGGCTGCTGCTGCCGCAAAAGCCGATTAG
- the LOC136513176 gene encoding uncharacterized protein, producing the protein MADATAALSARSKVQAFLEAARAGDLQSLKSLVAALDEDGTGAASVASAVRDANKRTALHFAAREGRTDVCEFLIGELGLPVDPKDDDGETPLIHATCQGHLDTAKYLLDHGADPSVATNLGATALHHAAGIGNTELMKLLLSKGADVESESDAGTPLVWAAGHGNPDAVKLLLQHNAKPNTENDDGVTALLSAVAAGSLPCLEVLIEAGANPNVKAGGATPLHIAADSGNIEVIKCLLKAGADPNICDDDELKPVQVAAWRNNREAVELLLPLTSPIPGVSNWSVDGIIEHMLPKEYGEKSQLKEATSLKSGRTQTVEVSPEAKKRSLEAKSRGDDAFRRKDYLVAVDAYTQATELDPNDATVLSNRSLCWLRAGQAERALEDAKACRALRPDWAKACYREGAAHRLLQRFEEAANAFYEGVQLEPENKELVSAFREAIEAGRKFHGVDTPGSTQ; encoded by the exons ATGGCCGACGCCACTGCCGCCCTCTCAG CTCGGAGCAAGGTGCAGGCTTTCCTGGAGGCTGCGCGCGCCGGCGACCTCCAGTCTCTCAAGA GCCTAGTCGCGGCGCTCGACGAGGACGGCACGGGCGCTGCCTCCGTCGCCTCTGCCGTGCGCGACGCCAACAAGCGCACCGCCCTCCACTTCGCCGCGCGCGAGGGCCGCACCGACGTCTGTGAATTCCTCATCGGCGAGCTCGGGCTCCCTGTCGACCCAAAGGACGATGATG GCGAAACTCCGCTCATCCATGCTACGTGCCAGGGCCATCTGGATACTGCCAAGTACCTCCTTGACCATGGCGCTGATCCTTCGGTGGCCACCAACCTAGGAGCCACAGCGCTACACCATGCTGCTGGCATAG GGAATACGGAGCTCATGAAGCTTCTCCTCTCCAAGGGAGCTGACGTCGAATCAGAAAGCGACGCCGGCACTCCCCTCGTGTGGGCTGCTGGTCATGGCAACCCGGATGCCGTCAAACTTCTGCTTCAACACAATGCTAAG ccAAATACTGAAAACGATGATGGTGTCACAGCATTGTTATCTGCTGTTGCTGCAGGTTCCCTCCCATGCTTGGAGGTTCTAATCGAG GCTGGTGCAAACCCAAATGTCAAGGCTGGTGGAGCAACCCCATTGCATATTGCTGCAGATAGTGGAAATATAGAAGTCATCAAATGTTTGCTTAAAGCTGGAGCTGACCCGAATATCTGTGATGAT GATGAACTGAAGCCAGTTCAGGTTGCTGCTTGGAGAAATAACCGTGAAGCTGTGGAACTTCTTTTACCATTAACATCCCCAATTCCAGGTGTTTCAAACTGGAGCGTAGATGGGATTATAGAACACATGCTGCCTAAAGAGTATGGGGAAAAG TCTCAATTGAAGGAAGCAACATCTCTGAAATCAGGCCGAACACAAACTGTTGAG GTGTCACCAGAGGCAAAAAAGAGGTCCTTGGAGGCCAAATCAAGAGGTGATGATGCCTTCAGAAGAAAGGACTACCTTGTAGCAGTGGATGCTTATACGCAG GCTACAGAGTTGGACCCAAATGATGCGACAGTGCTCTCAAACAGAAGCCTCTGCTGGCTGCGAGCAGGGCAAGCTGAGCGTGCTCTGGAGGATGCGAAAGCATGCCGGGCATTGAGACCAGATTGGGCGAAAGCTTGCTACAGGGAAGGTGCGGCCCATCGTCTGTTGCAG AGGTTTGAGGAAGCAGCAAATGCCTTCTATGAGGGGGTGCAGCTTGAGCCGGAGAACAAAGAGCTCGTCAGCGCATTCAG GGAGGCCATCGAAGCCGGGAGAAAGTTCCATGGCGTGGACACGCCAGGCTCAACACAATGA